A window of Bacillus toyonensis BCT-7112 genomic DNA:
CTTGAATAATTCCCGGTGACATTGAACCGCGACCTTTTTCAATAATCTTTTCAATCTCTGCTGCATCATATTTCTGTCCTACTTTTCGTAAATCCGGTCCAGTTGCTCCTGATAAATCTTTCGCATGGCAGCCTATACAACTTTTTTGATAAATTTGCTCTGGGCTATCTGTGCTTGCAGATTGTTTCGAAGGCTTACTCTCTTCTTTATTTCCACATGCTCCTAAAGCAAAAACGACTGATGTACCTAGTGCAATAGCCAACAATTTCTTTTTCAATTCTATCGCTCCCCATTGTTGATATTCTTTTCATTCCTAACACACTCATTTTTATTATAAGCATTATCTTTATATAGAAAAACTAAGGTATATTTCATATTCTTGAAAAATACAGTGAGAACCCTGATAAAATAAAGCTTCCATAATTTGTTTCAATTCTGTGAACAACGTAAAAACTTCTATAAAGAATCTTTTTAAAAGGCAAATCAAAAAAGTTCTTTATAAAATCTTACTCTATTGCCGCTCTGTTTTACTATTCTCTACTTTTTACAAAACAATATACAACATTGTATTCTGCATATAACCCCATCAAAAAGAGAAGTTGTCGTTTCCAACTTCTCTTCCCCTGTACTTCATCCATATAAACAAAACGTTGTATATCCTCTATTTTCTCAGCATGGGCCAACAATTTTGTTGGCTTTTTCTCTTATCCCACTATTTACTGGGTAGTAAGACCCCTACCTCAAAATTCAACAAAAGCAAAGAAGTTAGGTGAGGGTCGGGCTGCCCGTAAAAGTCAGATTTGTTAAAGCTAATAATCAGTGGGGATTCCCCCACTGGTTATTAGATGCGAGAACGTAAGTAAGCATCAATAAATGGATCAATTTCTCCATCCATAACTGCTTGTACGTTACCAACTTCTGTATTTGTACGATGGTCTTTTACAAGAGAATACGGGTGGAATACGTAAGAACGAATTTGGCTGCCCCATCCAATTTCTTTTTGTTCCCCGCGGATTTCATCTAATTGTGCTTGTTGCTCTTCTAATTTCTTTTGATATAATTTTGCTTTTAACATTTTCATCGCATGCTCACGGTTTTTAATTTGAGAACGCTCTGACTGACACGTTACAACCGTATTTGTCGGTGTATGCGTAATACGAACTGCTGAATCTGTCGTATTAATGTGCTGTCCACCAGCTCCACTTGCACGGTACGTATCAATTTTTAAGTCTTCTGTACGCACTTCAATTTCAACTTCATCATTGAACTCAGGTACAACTTCACAAGATACGAATGATGTATGACGACGGCCTGAAGAATCGAACGGTGAAATACGTACAAGACGATGTACACCTTTCTCTGCTTTTAAATAACCGTAAGCGTTATGACCTTTAATTAATAAAGTAACACTCTTAATACCGGCTTCATCACCTGGTAAGTAGTCAACTGTTTCTACTTTAAATCCACGTTTTTCAGCCCAGCGTGTATACATACGTAATAACATAGAACCCCAGTCTTGTGACTCTGTTCCACCTGCACCTGGGTGTAATTCTAAAATCGCATTATTTTTATCATAAGGATCACTTAATAGTAATTGAAGCTCATACTCATTCATTTCTTGAATTAAGCCTTTTACTTCCGATTCTAATTCCTCATGTAAATCTTCATCATATTCTTCTTTTAAGAGTTCATGCGTTACTTCTAAGTTTTCGAACGTCTCGTCTAACTGACGGAACTTTCCAACCATATCTTTTAACGCATTTGCTTCGTTAATTACAGTTTGAGCGCCTTGTTGGTCATCCCAAAATCCTGCGCCCATCATTTTTTCTTCTAATTCTGCAATTTGTTTCTCCTTAGTAGGGAGGTCAAAGAGACCCCCTAAAAGCCGCTAATCTCTTAGCCATTTTCTCTAATTCCTGTCTAATTTCTACTAATTCCATTTCCTTCACCTCTATGTAATTGCTATTACTTTCGTATGAAAACAAGGGAAACTCTCTCCACTTATTAGGGAGAGAGTTTAATCCTTTTTATTATAATTTGCAAAACAAGCTGAATTCAACAGCCGCAGTTTTTATTAGCTTACAATGCCACAGCAGTTTTTATATTTCTTGCCACTACCACATTTGCATAAATCGTTACGGCCCACTTGATCACCTTTTACAACAGGCTTTTTCTTCGCTTCTTCGCCATCGCTAGATGGATGAACAGCTTCACCTTGAACAACTTCTTGACGCTCTAAGTTTTGTTCAATTTCAGCTTTCATAATGTAACGAGAGATTTCCTCTTCAATAGAAGCAATCATTGACTCGAACATTGCGAATCCTTCCATTTGATACTCACGAAGTGGATCGATTTGACCGTAAGCACGTAAATGAATACCTTCACGAAGGTGGTCCATCGCATCAATATGCTCTGTCCATTTCGTATCTACTACACGGAATACAACAACTTTTTCGAACTCACGCATTTGCTCTTCTGGCATAAGCTTTTCTTTGTCGTTGTAACGCTCTATTAATTTCGCGATAATCGGCTCGCTCATTTCTTCTGGAGCAAGACGACGTAATTCTTCTTCTTTTATATCGCCTTCTTGCAGAAGGTTTGTATTTAAGTAGTCAACAAGACCTTTAATATTCCAATCTTCTTCAATTTCCTCTTGTGTATGAAGCGCAACAGCACGTTCTACTGTAGATTTCATCATACCTTC
This region includes:
- the prfB gene encoding peptide chain release factor 2 (programmed frameshift); the encoded protein is MELVEIRQELEKMAKRLAAFRGSLDLPTKEKQIAELEEKMMGAGFWDDQQGAQTVINEANALKDMVGKFRQLDETFENLEVTHELLKEEYDEDLHEELESEVKGLIQEMNEYELQLLLSDPYDKNNAILELHPGAGGTESQDWGSMLLRMYTRWAEKRGFKVETVDYLPGDEAGIKSVTLLIKGHNAYGYLKAEKGVHRLVRISPFDSSGRRHTSFVSCEVVPEFNDEVEIEVRTEDLKIDTYRASGAGGQHINTTDSAVRITHTPTNTVVTCQSERSQIKNREHAMKMLKAKLYQKKLEEQQAQLDEIRGEQKEIGWGSQIRSYVFHPYSLVKDHRTNTEVGNVQAVMDGEIDPFIDAYLRSRI
- the cccB gene encoding cytochrome c551; its protein translation is MKKKLLAIALGTSVVFALGACGNKEESKPSKQSASTDSPEQIYQKSCIGCHAKDLSGATGPDLRKVGQKYDAAEIEKIIEKGRGSMSPGIIQGEDAKKVAEWLAEHK